From one Comamonas piscis genomic stretch:
- a CDS encoding FecR family protein encodes MSARPEPALDPISEAAVDWLVQFHSGEMTEADQARHRAWLAAHPQHQAVWQRLSGSLHAQFGAARAVVTPKPTAPMGDVMGQALAHAQRRGHDRRRLLGGALAVGGVATGALLLADRQMPWRQMTADLRTGTGERQSFTLPDGSELLLDARSAVDLDFGPDRRRVKLRQGALLVQAKTASNGLPPFEVLSPHGSIQALGTRFSVRLEDATTRYTRVGMLEHATRLTTVAGASQVLEEGRSARFDTLSIEAEDIQPQAEAAWQRGMLEVHNQPLGEVVQALRAYRRGFIRISPQAAALRVYGNYALDDSDRAFDALAATLPITVRVYQRGWLVVIEAA; translated from the coding sequence GGCGAGATGACTGAGGCCGACCAGGCCCGCCACCGGGCCTGGCTTGCCGCGCATCCCCAGCACCAGGCAGTTTGGCAGCGGCTGAGCGGCAGCCTGCATGCGCAGTTTGGTGCTGCCCGCGCCGTGGTTACACCCAAGCCCACTGCCCCGATGGGCGATGTGATGGGCCAGGCGCTCGCGCATGCCCAGCGCCGGGGCCATGACCGGCGGCGCTTGCTGGGCGGCGCATTGGCTGTGGGAGGTGTCGCCACCGGTGCCCTGCTGCTGGCCGACCGCCAGATGCCCTGGCGCCAGATGACGGCCGACCTGCGCACCGGCACTGGGGAGCGCCAGAGCTTTACCCTGCCCGATGGCAGTGAGTTGCTGTTGGATGCCCGATCGGCCGTGGACCTGGACTTTGGCCCAGACCGCCGCCGGGTCAAGCTGCGCCAGGGTGCGCTGCTGGTGCAGGCCAAGACCGCCAGCAACGGCCTGCCGCCGTTTGAGGTGCTGAGCCCGCATGGCAGCATCCAGGCGCTGGGCACCCGCTTTTCTGTGCGGCTGGAAGACGCTACCACCCGCTACACCCGCGTCGGCATGCTGGAGCACGCCACACGCCTGACCACCGTGGCCGGTGCCAGCCAGGTGCTGGAAGAAGGCCGCAGCGCGCGCTTTGATACCTTGTCCATCGAAGCCGAAGACATCCAACCCCAGGCAGAGGCCGCCTGGCAGCGCGGCATGCTGGAGGTGCACAACCAGCCGCTGGGCGAGGTGGTGCAGGCGCTGCGCGCCTACCGCCGGGGTTTTATCCGCATCAGCCCCCAGGCCGCTGCGCTGCGGGTGTATGGCAACTATGCGCTGGACGACAGCGACCGCGCCTTTGATGCGCTGGCGGCAACCTTGCCCATCACAGTGCGCGTTTACCAGCGCGGCTGGCTGGTCGTGATCGAAGCCGCCTGA